A stretch of the Xyrauchen texanus isolate HMW12.3.18 chromosome 20, RBS_HiC_50CHRs, whole genome shotgun sequence genome encodes the following:
- the LOC127660598 gene encoding uncharacterized protein LOC127660598, giving the protein MIWLEAYKTNNDPRVIAGYFVLAVAENNGFPQRIRIDHGTENTHIAEMQKFFRDTASADCVTLGPSTGNQRIERWWSTLRSQCIQFWMDHFEQLKEDGHFVDSFIDKSLIQFCFQHFIQEELDETVSAWNCHRIRPTHNPRAPSGRPSIMFAVPSLYGVQNFLHPIEQTKLNICQEECLFKDYPCDEDVFQLCVELMTEHNLVMSDDVYEITDLYLQLRELILQGLDIED; this is encoded by the exons ATGATCTGGCTTGAGGCATACAAAACGAACAACGACCCACGAGTAATTGCAGGTTATTTTGTACTTGCTGTTGCTGAGAATAACGGATTTCCACAAAGAATTCGCATTGACCATGGAACTGAAAATACTCATATAGCAGAGATGCAAAAATTCTTCAGAGACACTGCAAGTGCTGATTGTGTCACTCTTGGTCCAAGCACTGGGAACCAGAGAATCGAACGATGGTGGTCCACTTTGAGAAGCCAGTGCATACAGTTTTGGATGGATCATTTTGAACAACTAAAAGAAGATGGACACTTTGTTGACAGTTTCATTGATAAATCTCTCATCCAGTTTTGCTTTCAAcattttatacag GAAGAGCTTGATGAAACGGTCAGTGCCTGGAATTGCCACAGGATACGGCCAACTCACAACCCTCGTGCTCCCAGTGGTCGACCTTCAATAATGTTTGCTGTTCCCAGCTTATATGGAGTGCAGAATTTCTTGCATCCAATTGAACAAACAAAACTGAATATTTGCCAAGAGGAGTGTTTATTTAAAGACTACCCTTGTGATGAGGATGTCTTTCAACTGTGTGTAGAACTCATGACTGAGCATAACCTTGTCATGTCAGATGATGTTTATGAAATTACAGACCTTTACCTCCAGCTTCGTGAATTGATCCTTCAAGGACTGGACATTGAGGACTAG